One Castanea sativa cultivar Marrone di Chiusa Pesio chromosome 4, ASM4071231v1 DNA window includes the following coding sequences:
- the LOC142630784 gene encoding VQ motif-containing protein 20 — protein MSPTQFHAKKDVTNNALCPPPLKINKDSHFIKKSSAAAAASGSVSSSSSTSSLVNGVAGSAKPQQRHPVIIYTHSPKVIHTHPRDFMALVQKLTGQSRSEDHHDMARQKSESGGNASTSSDEENKSVKIVGNDDNESSSVVTDENCSSLGDGQVNSCFVPPIFETPNPYMTNIPFFTPNSADFLCSNQPFYNYTDSLFFPPNMRSSVSSSSNLEGIREFREY, from the coding sequence ATGAGTCCTACACAATTCCATGCAAAGAAGGACGTCACCAACAATGCCTTGTGCCCACCTCCCTTGAAGATCAATAAGGACTCTCATTTCATCAAGAAATCATCGGCGGCAGCCGCTGCATCGGGGTCGGTGTCCTCATCCTCGTCGACCTCCTCCCTTGTTAACGGCGTGGCGGGGTCCGCCAAGCCGCAACAGCGCCACCCGGTCATAATCTACACACATTCCCCGAAGGTCATCCACACACACCCTAGGGACTTCATGGCATTGGTGCAAAAGCTCACGGGGCAATCGCGGTCCGAGGATCATCATGACATGGCTCGACAGAAATCTGAATCTGGTGGCAATGCTTCAACCTCGTCCGACGAGGAAAACAAGAGTGTGAAGATCGTGGGAAACGATGACAATGAGTCGTCATCGGTTGTTACCGATGAGAATTGCAGCAGCCTAGGTGATGGTCAAGTGAATTCTTGTTTTGTGCCACCAATTTTTGAGACACCAAATCCATACATGACCAATATCCCATTTTTTACGCCCAATTCGGCTGACTTTTTGTGCTCGAATCAGCCCTTTTATAATTACACAGACTCTTTGTTTTTTCCCCCCAACATGAGGAGTTCTGTTTCATCATCTTCCAACTTGGAAGGGATTAGAGAGTTTCGTGAGTACTAA